One genomic region from Nilaparvata lugens isolate BPH chromosome 3, ASM1435652v1, whole genome shotgun sequence encodes:
- the LOC111062435 gene encoding venom serine carboxypeptidase-like, with protein sequence MVGLKCLMLCLTFSLVSSFSRSKQVPPTARVDEGRNVGYPSILTDFILANKLEEGRKNCSVQGIKAKVKSYSGFFRVRSDKQMESNMFFWYFPAETKPESAPVVLWLQGGPGASSLFGLFQEIGPFSARNKGLKMREYYWSKSVHLLFLDNPVGAGFSFTTAEVGYARNQSDVARDAHNALLQFFTLFPDLQARDFFISGESYAGKFVPAIAMKIDKSKQGLKINLKGITIGNGFCDPVNMMQYSDYLYQIGLLDIKGKNTFSDREKEITDLIKKNSYTEAYNKFNTILNGDGLSKTLFTNLTHSVNYFDYRNFTSDSTQDNYLIKYIDSDVARRFIHVGDKTFNLVNIKVEQYLQNDFMKSVRPDIEYLLSKYKVLIYNGQFDIIVAYPLTENFVRNLQWSGAAQFKAAERRPLLFGGEIAGYYKNVKNLYQVMVRNAGHMVPMDQPRNALNLITRFVFGKPISD encoded by the coding sequence ATGGTTGGACTGAAATGTCTCATGTTGTGTTTAACGTTTTCGTTGGTGTCTTCGTTTTCAAGAAGCAAACAGGTGCCTCCAACAGCTCGTGTCGACGAGGGTCGGAATGTCGGTTACCCGTCGATTCTCACAGACTTCATTCTAGCAAACAAACTAGAGGAAGGAAGAAAAAACTGTTCTGTTCAGGGCATAAAAGCAAAAGTTAAAAGCTATTCGGGATTTTTCAGAGTTCGGTCTGACAAACAAATGGAATCGAACATGTTTTTCTGGTATTTCCCTGCAGAAACAAAGCCCGAATCTGCTCCAGTAGTTTTGTGGCTGCAAGGTGGGCCTGGTGCTTCGTCATTGTTTGGACTGTTTCAAGAGATTGGTCCCTTTTCGGCGAGAAATAAGGGATTGAAGATGAGGGAATATTATTGGTCGAAATCTGTTCATCTTCTATTCTTGGATAACCCAGTGGGAGCCGGCTTCAGCTTCACCACTGCAGAGGTTGGCTATGCGAGGAACCAATCGGATGTGGCCAGAGACGCACACAACGCACTCTTACAATTCTTCACCTTATTTCCGGATCTGCAGGCACGTGATTTCTTCATTAGTGGCGAATCTTATGCTGGTAAGTTTGTGCCCGCTATTGCAATGAAAATCGACAAAAGCAAACAGGGCCTGAAGATAAATCTAAAAGGTATAACAATTGGTAACGGATTTTGTGATCCTGTGAACATGATGCAGTACAGCGATTATCTGTATCAGATCGGTCTTCTTGACATCAAGGGCAAAAATACATTCAGTGATCGAGAAAAAGAAATTActgatttaataaaaaagaaTAGCTATACTGAAGCATACAACAAGTTCAACACAATTCTGAATGGAGATGGTTTGAGTAAAACACTTTTCACCAATTTAACACATTCTGTTAACTACTTTGACTACAGAAACTTCACAAGCGATAGTACACAAGACAATTATTTGATTAAGTACATTGACAGTGACGTCGCTAGGCGATTCATTCATGTAGGCgataaaactttcaatttggtGAATATCAAAGTAGAACAATATCTTCAAAATGATTTTATGAAATCTGTGAGGCCTGATATTgagtatttattgtcaaaatACAAAGTGCTAATTTATAATGGCCAGTTTGATATAATAGTCGCTTATCCACTAACCGAAAATTTTGTGAGAAATTTACAATGGAGTGGAGCCGCTCAGTTCAAAGCCGCCGAAAGGCGACCATTGCTATTTGGAGGAGAAATTGCTGGCtattataaaaatgtgaaaaatttgtACCAAGTGATGGTGAGGAATGCTGGTCACATGGTTCCCATGGATCAACCTCGCAATGCGTTGAACCTTATTACACGATTTGTATTTGGTAAACCAATATCAGATTAA
- the LOC111062436 gene encoding N-terminal Xaa-Pro-Lys N-methyltransferase 1-like: MIADETFDEKINYEVAANYWSQIPATVDGMLVGFGYITKADIEGSEKFLKDLFKAEASLERERALDCGAGIGRITKNLLVKFFDKVDLVEQDQKFIQEAEKSIGTHENVGEFFNTGLQNLEFAHKYDVIWCQWVLGHLPESDLIKFFKNCVGHLKPNGVIVVKENLTSKGGVELDEQDSSVTRSYSVMQDLFKAADLKCIKEWKQNNFPKFLYPVMMFALRPAT, translated from the exons ATGATTGCTGACGAAacttttgatgaaaaaataaattatgaagtgGCTGCTAATTATTGGTCCCAGATCCCGGCAACTGTTGATGGCATGCTAGTTGGCTTCGGATACATTACAAAAGCTGATATAGAAGGTTCTGAAAAATTCTTAAAAGATCTCTTCAAg GCTGAAGCATCGTTGGAGCGAGAACGCGCACTAGACTGTGGTGCAGGCATCGGACgtataactaaaaatctactagTCAAGTTCTTCGATAAAGTTGACCTCGTTGAGCAAGAtcaaaaattcattcaagaagCCGAAAAATCCATCGGTACTCATGAAAACGTTGGTGAATTTTTCAATACAG GACTACAAAACTTGGAGTTTGCACACAAATATGACGTTATCTGGTGTCAGTGGGTCCTCGGTCATCTCCCAGAGAGCGATTtaataaagtttttcaaaaattgtgt TGGCCACCTGAAACCGAACGGAGTGATAGTGGTCAAAGAGAACCTGACATCGAAAGGAGGCGTCGAACTCGACGAACAAGACTCAAGTGTCACTCGATCATACTCAGTCATGCAAGATTTGTTCAAAGCTGCTGACCTCAAGTGTATAAAAGAGTGGAAACAGAACAATTTTCCCAAATTCCTCTATCCGGTTATGATGTTTGCTCTCAGGCCAGCAACTTGA
- the LOC111056866 gene encoding ufm1-specific protease 2 encodes MTPKLKLSENLVQRLQNINEEKLGALYGLMYDGILLVIGLSIEVEGTSFQELQSHFPTEVDFCGIVTFKSSHKEEITSSISDQLKEVLVSDNPLLLNYDQCEKSLQAFFCHNEKLVEACYDILTEADVCQIFAHIRLQTCLPFVCELGSEAIFEAINALQKKVSSGSVAFRISDSNIYLFGDEMEGLSPTVGEFFSGTASDHIEGSPRNLNQSKSPNKHQQSSVDNLRVMRVSLMQKCTRDSQTEGGLKTAPVLQFIKHGDGEDTQRLRLMLPIDGLSMVHLERKASELYNVLVDSLCRSLRLLERSLSRGQLPPTSAPSVLHFRPPAIGHFFTAVYPKGQSDDDLESVRRTFHQQLHLPTNKPLFRPSNAHNFDKKAATSNLLHNVHEGLPPSGVKDGQVGVVQGRYAYHHYMQDGKDDNGWGCAYRSLQTLVSWFQLQGYTNREVPTHTDIQRCLVDLGDKPPSFVGSRQWIGSTEVNYCLDAMLGVTCRIMFVSSGEELTERGSELLMHFTTQGTPIMIGGGVLAHTILGVDFNRETGDIKFLVLDPHYTGEEDLNIIQNKGWVGWKKPSFWDKKSFYNLCMPVRPVCI; translated from the exons ATGACTCCAAAACTTAAACTTTCGGAAAATCTGGTCCAG agACTACAGAATATAAACGAGGAAAAACTTGGAGCTCTCTATGGTTTGATGTATGATGGAATATTGTTGGTGATTGGTTTGAGTATTGAGGTGGAAGGAACGTCATTTCAAGAGCTGCAATCTCATTTTCCAACTGAAGTCGATTTCTGCGGAATTGTTACATTCAAAAGCAGTCACAAAGAAGAGATTACTTCGTCGATTTCTGACCAATTGAAG GAAGTGCTCGTCTCAGATAACCCACTACTATTGAATTATGATCAGTGTGAAAAATCACTGCAAGCTTTCTTCTGTCACAATGAGAAACTTGTTGAAGCATGCTACGATATATTGACTGAAGCAGACGTGTGTCAAATTTTCGCGCACATTCGACTGCAGACATGTCTCCCCTTTGTGTGTGAACTTGGATCTGAAGCCATTTTTGAAGCTATTAATGCACTGcaaaaaaag GTATCGTCAGGGAGTGTGGCTTTTcgaatttcagattcgaatatCTATTTGTTTGGTGATGAGATGGAAGGACTCAGTCCAACAGTTGGCGAATTTTTCTCAGGGACAGCGAGCGACCACATTGAGGGATCTCCCCGGAACTTAAACCAGAGTAAATCGCCGAACAAACATCAACAATCATCTGTTGACAACTTG CGAGTAATGCGGGTGTCACTGATGCAGAAATGTACAAGAGACTCACAAACTGAAGGAGGACTAAAAACCGCTCCTGTTCTACAATTTATAAAAC ATGGTGATGGCGAGGATACGCAGAGACTGCGACTGATGCTGCCGATCGACGGCCTGTCGATGGTGCACCTGGAGCGGAAGGCGTCCGAGCTGTACAACGTGTTGGTGGACTCGCTTTGCCGGTCGCTGCGACTGCTGGAGCGGTCGCTCAGTCGCGGCCAACTGCCGCCGACCTCCGCGCCATCTGTCCTCCACTTCCGGCCGCCGGCCATCGGCCACTTCTTCACCGCTGTCTACCCCAAGGGTCAGTCGGACGATGACCTTGAGTCCGTGCGCCGGACCTTCCATCAGCAGCTGCATCTGCCCACTAACAAGCCCCTCTTTCGACCCAGCAACGCCCACAACTTCGACAAGAAAGCGGCCACCTCTAATCTACTCCACAATGTGCATGAAGGTCTTCCCCCGTCTGGTGTCAAGGATGGCCAG GTTGGAGTGGTGCAAGGCCGCTATGCCTACCATCACTACATGCAAGACGGGAAGGACGACAACGGGTGGGGCTGTGCCTACCGCTCACTGCAGACTCTCGTCTCCTGGTTCCAGCTGCAGGGCTACACTAACAG GGAAGTGCCGACACACACCGACATACAACGCTGCCTGGTGGACCTGGGCGACAAGCCACCCTCGTTCGTGGGCTCACGCCAGTGGATAGGCTCGACCGAGGTGAACTACTGCCTCGACGCCATGCTCGGCGTCACCTGTCGCATCATGTTCGTCTCGTCGGGCGAAGAGCTCACTGAGCGAGGCAGCGAACTGCTCATGCACTTCACAACTCAGGGCACACCCATTATGATAG GCGGTGGTGTCCTAGCTCACACCATACTAGGTGTCGACTTTAATAGAGAGACTGGTGACATCAAATTTTTGGTGCTTGATCCGCACTACACGGGTGAAGAGGACCTCAACATCATCCAGAATAAAGGCTGGGTCGGTTGGAAAAAGCCCTCATTCTGGgataaaaaaagtttttataacCTTTGTATGCCGGTGAGACCAGTGTGCATTTGA